In the genome of Mytilus edulis chromosome 3, xbMytEdul2.2, whole genome shotgun sequence, one region contains:
- the LOC139516337 gene encoding adenosine receptor A1-like, producing the protein MMDTTSQVYISLEVVIGAISVVGNTMVLLAIYKNMKLRTVTNTFIGSLALADLLVGILVSPLAALSYLGLPADYMWCVFTNSVIVVFTQISIFNLCAIAVERFIAIKSPYFYQEHLTIKVAIIISIIAWIAGMIVGFTPMFGWNLGPMADNKCAFLSVIDMNYIVYFNFFGFVLSPLVIMFLIYVYIYYIVRQQLVKIAALEIANQNAQKKQKLKFAKEVKAAKSLAVVIGVFALCWLPIHILNSISLICKGNNCIYPYKLLLAAILLSHINSAVNPFLYAIGNSQFQLAFRKMFCGKGAVSWQHTLTEQEITVMTRNAAMAKAKSTNSGFNSINSGQKTTDNDSESSTENLNTETQNNDNVGNGQTNPVFFV; encoded by the coding sequence atgatgGATACAACTTCACAGGTGTACATATCATTAGAGGTTGTGATTGGAGCAATTTCTGTCGTGGGAAACACAATGGTCCTTTTAGcaatatataaaaacatgaaactacgaACTGTGACCAATACGTTCATTGGGAGTCTTGCTTTAGCTGATTTACTGGTAGGGATATTGGTCTCCCCGCTAGCTGCTCTCAGCTACTTAGGACTCCCCGCTGACTACATGTGGTGTGTTTTCACAAACTCGGTAATTGTTGTATTCAcccaaatttcaattttcaacttgTGCGCCATAGCTGTTGAAAGATTCATCGCTATCAAAAGTCCATATTTTTATCAGGAGCACCTGACCATTAAAGTAGCAATAATCATAAGCATTATAGCGTGGATCGCTGGTATGATAGTTGGATTTACTCCAATGTTCGGCTGGAACCTTGGTCCAATGGCAGACAATAAATGTGCATTTCTCAGCGTCATAGACATGAATTATATTGtgtatttcaacttttttggctTTGTGTTGTCACCACTAGTTATCATGTTTTTGATTTATGTGTACATTTATTACATTGTTCGCCAGCAACTAGTTAAAATAGCTGCGCTAGAAATTGCGAATCAAAATGCACAGAAAAAGCAGAAACTGAAATTTGCAAAAGAAGTAAAAGCAGCTAAATCTTTAGCCGTGGTTATTGGCGTGTTTGCCCTCTGTTGGCTGCCAATTCATATCCTAAACAGTATATCCCTGATCTGCAAGGGAAATAACTGCATATATCCTTATAAACTATTATTGGCAGCCATTTTACTCAGTCATATCAACTCTGCCGTAAATCCATTTCTGTATGCCATCGGAAACAGCCAATTTCAACTTGCTTTTAGAAAAATGTTCTGTGGAAAAGGAGCTGTTTCTTGGCAACATACGCTGACGGAACAGGAGATAACAGTCATGACAAGAAATGCCGCCATGGCAAAAGCTAAAAGCACAAACAGTGGATTCAATTCAATCAATTCAGGACAAAAAACAACAGATAATGATTCTGAAAGCTCGACGGAAAATTTAAATACGGAAACACAAAACAATGATAATGTTGGAAATGGTCAGACGAATCCTgtgttttttgtataa